One stretch of Shewanella sp. Arc9-LZ DNA includes these proteins:
- a CDS encoding chaperone modulator CbpM — protein sequence MLQINISEQDCWLSSDELCECSDISSALLLELVDHSIAIPLQGEVIETWQFSVENLHQVKKATRIQRDLALDWGGIGLILQLLDERDRLDHEVHMLKQQLSRFKI from the coding sequence ATGCTGCAGATTAATATAAGCGAACAAGATTGTTGGTTGAGTAGTGATGAACTGTGTGAGTGCAGTGATATCAGCTCAGCCTTACTACTTGAACTTGTGGATCACAGTATTGCGATTCCATTGCAGGGCGAGGTGATAGAAACATGGCAATTTAGTGTCGAGAATTTACATCAAGTTAAAAAAGCTACGCGCATTCAACGTGATCTGGCACTCGACTGGGGTGGCATTGGTTTAATTTTACAATTACTCGATGAAAGAGACCGATTAGATCATGAAGTCCATATGCTAAAACAGCAACTAAGTCGGTTTAAAATATAA
- the proV gene encoding glycine betaine/L-proline ABC transporter ATP-binding protein ProV, whose translation MEKIVIKNLYKVFGSEPRKGVKLLEQGKSKEEIYEQTGLTVAVQGASFTVNKGEIFVVMGLSGSGKSTLVRMLNRLIEPTSGEVLVDGQNILKMNKDELVKFRRSKTSMVFQSFALMPHQTVLENAAFGLELDGMDKKQREERALDALKQVGLEGLENAYPKELSGGMQQRVGLARGLAVDPDILLMDEAFSALDPLIKTEMQDELLKLQDRHERTIIFISHDLDEALRIGDRIAIMQGGRVIQVGTPEEILQNPADDYVRAFFRGVDPTGVISAGDIARDSQPTVVWHTKAGSPRATLEMLSIKDREFAYVLDSEHRFLGVVSSDSLRDAIDQGNGTSKLEHAFLAEAKSVQETDSLQDILSLVASHSWPIPVVNSENRYRGVVSKNLFLRTLNRAEKGTYFEQSAS comes from the coding sequence ATGGAAAAAATAGTAATAAAAAATCTCTATAAGGTTTTTGGTTCTGAACCTCGCAAGGGGGTAAAATTACTTGAACAAGGGAAAAGTAAAGAAGAAATTTACGAACAGACAGGACTAACTGTTGCAGTTCAAGGTGCAAGCTTTACTGTGAACAAAGGTGAAATTTTTGTCGTGATGGGTCTGTCCGGCTCAGGAAAATCAACTCTAGTAAGAATGCTAAACAGGCTTATTGAACCAACGTCTGGAGAGGTGTTAGTTGATGGTCAAAATATCCTCAAAATGAATAAGGATGAGCTGGTAAAGTTTCGCAGAAGTAAAACCAGTATGGTCTTTCAGTCTTTCGCTCTTATGCCTCACCAAACAGTGTTAGAAAATGCTGCATTTGGACTCGAGCTTGATGGTATGGATAAGAAACAACGTGAAGAGCGAGCTCTAGATGCTTTAAAACAAGTCGGACTCGAAGGCTTGGAGAATGCATATCCCAAAGAGTTAAGTGGTGGTATGCAGCAGCGAGTGGGATTGGCGCGAGGCTTAGCGGTTGATCCTGATATCTTGCTCATGGATGAGGCATTTTCGGCGCTTGATCCTCTTATTAAGACAGAGATGCAAGATGAACTGCTTAAACTGCAAGATCGTCATGAGCGCACCATCATTTTTATCTCCCATGATTTAGACGAAGCATTACGTATTGGTGACCGAATTGCCATTATGCAGGGCGGCCGAGTTATCCAAGTCGGGACGCCAGAAGAGATTTTGCAAAATCCCGCTGACGATTATGTACGCGCTTTTTTCCGCGGTGTTGATCCAACCGGTGTTATCTCCGCAGGGGACATTGCCCGCGATAGCCAGCCAACGGTCGTTTGGCATACTAAAGCAGGTAGCCCACGAGCCACATTAGAAATGTTAAGTATTAAAGATCGCGAATTTGCCTATGTATTAGATTCAGAACACCGGTTTTTAGGTGTTGTCTCTTCAGATTCCCTGCGCGACGCTATTGACCAAGGAAATGGTACCAGCAAACTTGAGCATGCCTTTCTTGCAGAAGCTAAATCTGTTCAGGAAACCGATAGTCTTCAAGACATTTTATCTTTGGTAGCATCTCATTCTTGGCCTATTCCAGTTGTAAACTCAGAAAATAGATATCGCGGAGTTGTTTCTAAAAATCTGTTTCTTCGTACCTTAAACCGTGCAGAGAAGGGGACTTATTTTGAGCAGTCAGCATCTTAG
- the proX gene encoding glycine betaine/L-proline ABC transporter substrate-binding protein ProX gives MIIKKVIMGVALAAMTMTGSAALADNHQPGEGVTVKPARATWDTGFFQEALVRRGLETLGYDVEKPKDLSNPIFYKTVTLGDVDYWTNGWFPNHDSQMPKGFYDKGEKVGFVVKAGGLQGYLVSKKEADKYNITSLEDFKRPEVKKAFDTNGDGKADLTACPPGWGCEKVISHHMDVYDLKDAINPVTASYAAGMASAMAGYKNGGPIFFYTWAPNWTIFKLKPGKDVVWINVPEIKPSEAQRSGVERMTLSDIEGAVSDPVKLGFVVSDIQIVANKKFTKQNPAARKFFEVFTLPLGDINEQNTRMNEGEKSTQDIQGHVDEWITKNQDKWNGWLTEARSAAK, from the coding sequence ATGATAATTAAGAAAGTAATAATGGGTGTCGCTTTAGCTGCAATGACCATGACAGGGTCTGCAGCTCTTGCCGATAATCACCAGCCTGGTGAAGGCGTAACCGTTAAACCTGCGCGGGCCACGTGGGACACGGGATTTTTTCAGGAAGCGCTTGTACGACGAGGTCTTGAAACACTGGGGTATGATGTAGAAAAACCTAAAGATCTGTCGAATCCGATCTTTTACAAAACCGTGACTCTCGGTGATGTTGATTATTGGACCAATGGCTGGTTTCCAAATCATGACAGCCAGATGCCGAAAGGATTTTATGACAAAGGTGAGAAAGTTGGTTTTGTGGTTAAGGCCGGGGGTCTGCAGGGTTATTTGGTGTCTAAGAAAGAGGCCGATAAATATAATATTACCTCCCTTGAAGATTTTAAACGCCCTGAAGTGAAAAAAGCCTTTGATACCAATGGCGATGGCAAGGCCGATCTGACCGCTTGCCCTCCAGGTTGGGGATGTGAAAAAGTCATCAGCCACCATATGGATGTATACGATCTCAAAGATGCTATTAATCCGGTGACCGCTTCATATGCAGCAGGAATGGCGTCAGCGATGGCGGGTTATAAAAATGGTGGACCAATATTTTTCTATACCTGGGCACCAAACTGGACCATTTTCAAACTGAAACCAGGCAAGGACGTTGTGTGGATAAACGTTCCTGAAATTAAGCCATCCGAAGCGCAACGTTCTGGTGTTGAACGAATGACGTTGAGTGACATTGAAGGCGCGGTTTCTGACCCAGTAAAACTAGGTTTTGTTGTTTCTGACATCCAAATAGTCGCCAACAAAAAATTCACCAAGCAGAATCCCGCAGCAAGGAAATTTTTTGAGGTATTTACCTTGCCGCTTGGCGATATCAACGAACAAAACACTCGGATGAACGAAGGCGAAAAGAGTACCCAGGATATTCAAGGCCACGTGGATGAGTGGATTACCAAAAATCAGGATAAATGGAACGGTTGGCTGACTGAAGCACGAAGTGCGGCTAAATAG
- the proX gene encoding glycine betaine/L-proline ABC transporter substrate-binding protein ProX, whose protein sequence is MILKKVILGAALAAITMTGSAALADTLKPGEGITVKPARATWDTGFFQEALVRRGLETLGYDVEKPKTLVNPIFYKTVTLGDIDYWTNGWFPMHNDQLPKNFDKKAEKIGYVMKAGGLGGYLVSKKEADKYNITSLEDFKRPEVKKAFDTNGDGKADLTACPPGWGCEKIITHHMDVYGLKDAINPVKAAYAAGMASAMAGYKNGGPIFFYTWAPNWTIFKLKPGKDVVWINVPEINPTKAQSSAVERMTIKGLEGAVSDPVKLGFVASDIQVVANKKFTKQNPAARKFFEVFTLQLADVNEQNTRMNDGEKSEQDIQRHVDAWIAKNQDQWNGWLTEARNAAK, encoded by the coding sequence ATGATACTTAAAAAAGTAATACTGGGCGCAGCTTTAGCTGCAATCACAATGACAGGGTCTGCAGCTCTTGCTGATACTCTCAAGCCAGGAGAAGGCATAACCGTTAAACCAGCTCGAGCGACATGGGACACCGGTTTTTTTCAGGAAGCGCTTGTACGACGAGGCCTTGAGACTCTTGGGTATGATGTGGAAAAGCCCAAAACGCTGGTCAATCCAATCTTTTACAAAACGGTCACTCTCGGTGATATTGATTATTGGACCAATGGTTGGTTTCCAATGCATAACGATCAACTACCGAAAAATTTTGATAAAAAAGCTGAAAAGATTGGTTATGTCATGAAAGCCGGTGGACTGGGTGGCTATTTAGTGTCTAAAAAAGAGGCCGATAAATATAATATTACCTCCCTTGAAGATTTTAAACGCCCTGAGGTGAAGAAAGCCTTTGATACCAATGGTGATGGCAAGGCCGATCTGACTGCCTGCCCTCCAGGCTGGGGATGTGAAAAAATAATCACCCATCATATGGACGTATATGGTCTCAAAGATGCTATCAATCCAGTTAAAGCGGCATATGCAGCAGGAATGGCATCGGCGATGGCGGGTTATAAAAATGGTGGACCAATCTTCTTCTATACCTGGGCACCAAATTGGACCATTTTTAAACTAAAGCCAGGCAAGGACGTTGTGTGGATCAACGTGCCTGAAATCAATCCGACCAAAGCGCAAAGTTCTGCTGTTGAACGAATGACTATAAAGGGACTTGAAGGCGCAGTTTCTGACCCGGTAAAACTTGGTTTTGTTGCTTCTGACATCCAGGTCGTCGCCAACAAAAAATTCACCAAGCAAAATCCAGCAGCTAGGAAATTTTTTGAAGTATTTACCCTGCAGCTTGCCGACGTAAACGAACAGAATACTCGGATGAACGATGGCGAAAAGAGTGAACAGGACATTCAACGCCACGTTGATGCGTGGATTGCCAAAAACCAAGATCAATGGAACGGTTGGCTGACTGAAGCACGTAATGCTGCTAAATAG
- a CDS encoding proline/glycine betaine ABC transporter permease — MFSFNERVIPLDAWITSLVDWLVEGYRWFFQMIKWPVDFILSSVSDGLLATSPLLVIALFGVIAWRVSGFKLAGFTLASLILIGLLGFWSETMITLAMVFSSVVFCTVVGVPFGIWAGRSDRVNNILRPILDAMQTTPAFVYLVPIVMLFSIGNTAGVLATIIFALPPLVRLTSLGIRQVHPELVEAALAFGATSSQVLLKVQIPLALPTIMAGLNQTIMMSLSMVVIAAMIGAGGLGAPVVLGLNTLDIGLATVGGLAIVLLAIILDRITQSMATPKNKDVK, encoded by the coding sequence ATGTTCAGTTTTAATGAAAGAGTTATTCCCTTAGATGCATGGATCACAAGCCTTGTTGACTGGTTGGTAGAAGGGTATCGATGGTTTTTCCAGATGATAAAATGGCCCGTGGATTTCATTTTATCGAGTGTGTCAGATGGACTTCTGGCAACTTCACCTCTGCTTGTTATTGCACTGTTTGGCGTCATTGCTTGGCGGGTGTCAGGTTTCAAGCTTGCTGGTTTTACGCTTGCATCGTTGATTCTCATTGGTCTGCTTGGTTTCTGGTCTGAAACCATGATAACCCTCGCCATGGTATTTTCATCTGTTGTGTTCTGCACCGTTGTTGGCGTGCCATTTGGTATATGGGCTGGACGCAGTGATCGTGTTAATAACATTCTACGACCCATTTTGGATGCGATGCAGACAACGCCAGCCTTTGTCTATTTGGTACCTATAGTGATGCTTTTTTCTATTGGCAACACTGCGGGTGTTCTTGCAACCATCATTTTTGCCCTGCCACCGTTGGTTAGATTAACCAGTCTCGGTATCAGGCAGGTACACCCAGAGTTAGTCGAGGCTGCGCTCGCCTTTGGGGCAACAAGCTCGCAGGTTTTACTTAAAGTTCAGATACCACTTGCTCTTCCGACCATCATGGCTGGTCTTAATCAGACCATCATGATGTCGCTCTCCATGGTGGTTATCGCCGCAATGATTGGCGCAGGAGGCCTCGGGGCACCTGTCGTTCTGGGCTTAAATACACTTGATATTGGTTTGGCCACGGTTGGCGGTCTTGCGATTGTTTTATTAGCAATCATTCTAGATAGAATCACCCAATCAATGGCAACCCCAAAAAATAAGGACGTAAAATGA